A stretch of Treponema vincentii F0403 DNA encodes these proteins:
- the vapC gene encoding type II toxin-antitoxin system tRNA(fMet)-specific endonuclease VapC, giving the protein MYLLDTNICIFLIKNKFPVLTKKIFSANSDDLFLSAISIAEIEYGASKSQQREKNRQALLDFCADFNTILDFTTEDTEAYGMIRAYLEKKGNIIGPYDMQIAAQAMTRNLIVVTNNYDEFVRIPWIKLEDWTKE; this is encoded by the coding sequence ATGTATTTATTGGATACAAATATTTGTATTTTTCTCATAAAAAATAAATTTCCTGTTCTTACTAAAAAGATTTTTTCGGCAAATAGCGATGATCTTTTTTTATCAGCTATTTCAATCGCGGAAATAGAATACGGAGCTTCAAAAAGTCAACAGAGAGAAAAAAATCGGCAGGCTTTATTAGACTTTTGTGCTGACTTTAATACTATTCTTGATTTCACAACAGAAGATACGGAAGCGTATGGTATGATTAGAGCCTATCTTGAAAAAAAAGGAAATATTATAGGTCCGTATGATATGCAAATTGCAGCTCAAGCGATGACAAGAAATTTAATTGTTGTAACGAATAATTACGATGAATTTGTGAGAATCCCTTGGATAAAACTAGAAGACTGGACAAAGGAATAG
- a CDS encoding RNA-directed DNA polymerase, protein MDFPPYITFGTLLTSINNFLSNHPDILKHVHPENYENVNYIIAANKDGKYDWRPFELINPILYVQLARTITEETHWQDICNRFKDFAANPDIECMSIPVVENALQTNQKAQILAWWENIEQHSIELSLDYEYLIETDITNCYGALYTHSIAWALHTKDVAKQQRRENLIGNIIDKYIRAMRYGQTNGIPQGSVLMLTISSAFQSLQKVYAHYKMTQIYLHPSYFFLPISAPFCYFVFSEFFSA, encoded by the coding sequence TTGGATTTTCCGCCGTATATTACTTTTGGTACGTTACTAACCTCTATTAATAACTTTCTATCGAATCATCCTGATATACTCAAGCACGTACATCCCGAGAATTATGAGAATGTCAATTATATTATAGCAGCAAACAAAGACGGAAAGTACGATTGGAGACCTTTTGAATTAATCAATCCTATTCTTTATGTACAGCTTGCAAGAACGATTACAGAAGAAACACATTGGCAAGATATCTGTAACCGATTTAAAGACTTTGCTGCAAATCCAGACATAGAATGTATGAGTATTCCCGTTGTTGAAAATGCATTGCAAACAAATCAGAAAGCACAGATATTAGCATGGTGGGAAAATATTGAACAACACTCAATTGAATTATCTTTAGATTATGAGTACCTTATTGAAACTGATATAACAAACTGTTACGGCGCACTCTATACCCATTCGATAGCATGGGCATTACACACAAAAGATGTCGCAAAGCAACAGAGACGGGAAAATTTAATCGGCAATATCATAGATAAATACATTCGTGCAATGCGTTATGGTCAAACAAATGGCATTCCGCAAGGTTCTGTTTTGATGCTTACTATTTCTTCAGCTTTTCAATCTCTTCAAAAAGTTTATGCACATTACAAAATGACGCAGATTTATCTTCATCCTTCTTATTTCTTTCTTCCAATTTCAGCACCGTTTTGTTACTTTGTATTTTCCGAGTTTTTCTCGGCATAA
- a CDS encoding ABC transporter ATP-binding protein → MLKTLSKSLREYKRTSVFAVLLTITEVVFEIIIPSCMAYLIDLGIERGAMQTVFKYGAALLVFALMQLSTGVFSAVTAAKASAGFAANLRQDMYDNVQTFSFSNIDKFSTSSIITRLTTDVTNVLNSYQMLVKLAVRAPGMMLFAMIASFRISREISMIFLFMIPFLGLGIYFIIRNVHPIFTAVFKTYDKLNNVVQENVRGVRAVKSFNRQEYEIAKFEKISESIYRGFSKGEQYITLMMPLMQFCIYTCMILISWFGARAIVASGNDAAQGLTTGSLMALFSYATQIMMSLMMFSMVFVMITISRSSAERIAEVLNEHPDIKNPEHPVMAVKNGEIQFAHADFMYTAGADKKVIDDANISIRSGETVGIIGGTGSSKTSFVQLIPRLYDVTAGSVCVGGVNVKDYDIKTLRDAVAMVLQKNELFSGTVKDNLKWGNEHASDAEIAEACRLACAAEFVEAMPDGYNSHIEQGGANVSGGQKQRLCIARALLKKPKILILDDSTSAVDTKTDALIQKSFKEFLPETTKIIIAQRISSVQHADKILVFDSGSITAVGTHDELLQTSAIYKEVFETQSKGTDDIATNSVTNDYGKASKTEAFGGSDE, encoded by the coding sequence ATGCTGAAAACTTTATCAAAAAGCCTGCGGGAATATAAACGGACGTCCGTTTTTGCTGTGCTGCTGACTATTACGGAGGTGGTGTTTGAAATTATCATCCCTTCGTGTATGGCGTATTTAATCGATTTGGGTATTGAACGCGGTGCAATGCAGACGGTATTCAAGTACGGGGCGGCGCTGTTGGTTTTTGCGCTTATGCAACTCAGCACCGGTGTGTTTTCTGCGGTTACCGCTGCAAAGGCATCGGCAGGGTTCGCCGCAAACCTCCGGCAAGATATGTACGACAACGTGCAGACCTTTTCTTTTTCCAATATCGATAAATTCTCAACATCTTCTATTATAACGCGGCTTACAACCGACGTAACGAACGTGCTCAACTCCTATCAGATGCTGGTAAAACTTGCAGTGCGCGCTCCCGGTATGATGCTCTTTGCGATGATTGCCTCGTTCAGAATCAGTAGGGAAATTTCCATGATCTTCCTTTTTATGATTCCGTTTTTGGGACTCGGTATCTATTTCATTATCCGGAACGTGCATCCCATCTTTACGGCGGTTTTTAAGACCTACGATAAGCTCAACAATGTGGTGCAGGAAAACGTGCGGGGCGTGCGGGCGGTAAAATCGTTTAACCGGCAAGAGTACGAAATTGCTAAGTTTGAAAAGATTTCCGAATCGATTTACCGGGGCTTTTCAAAAGGCGAGCAGTACATCACGCTGATGATGCCGCTGATGCAGTTCTGTATTTACACCTGTATGATTCTGATTTCGTGGTTCGGGGCACGGGCGATTGTCGCAAGCGGAAACGATGCCGCGCAGGGCTTAACGACCGGCTCGCTGATGGCGCTTTTTTCGTATGCAACGCAGATTATGATGAGCTTGATGATGTTTTCGATGGTGTTTGTGATGATCACCATTTCCCGCTCATCTGCGGAACGCATTGCAGAAGTTTTGAACGAACATCCCGATATTAAAAATCCCGAGCATCCGGTAATGGCGGTAAAAAACGGTGAAATTCAATTTGCCCATGCCGACTTTATGTATACCGCCGGTGCTGATAAAAAAGTCATCGATGATGCAAATATAAGTATCCGGTCGGGAGAGACGGTTGGAATTATCGGCGGCACGGGTTCGTCAAAGACCTCTTTTGTGCAGCTGATACCCCGCTTGTACGATGTTACCGCAGGTTCGGTTTGCGTCGGCGGCGTGAACGTCAAGGACTACGATATAAAAACGCTGCGGGATGCGGTGGCGATGGTATTGCAGAAAAATGAATTGTTCTCCGGTACGGTGAAGGATAATTTGAAGTGGGGCAACGAACACGCAAGCGATGCGGAAATTGCCGAAGCGTGCCGCCTTGCCTGCGCCGCCGAATTTGTGGAAGCAATGCCGGACGGCTACAACTCCCATATCGAGCAGGGAGGTGCGAATGTTTCGGGCGGACAAAAGCAGCGGCTCTGTATCGCGCGGGCGTTATTAAAAAAGCCTAAGATTTTGATACTTGATGATTCGACCAGTGCGGTAGATACCAAAACGGATGCGCTGATTCAAAAATCATTTAAGGAATTTCTTCCCGAAACGACGAAGATTATTATTGCGCAGCGGATTTCTTCCGTGCAGCATGCGGATAAAATCCTCGTGTTCGATAGCGGCTCCATCACGGCGGTAGGCACGCATGATGAACTGTTACAAACGAGCGCCATCTATAAGGAAGTGTTTGAAACTCAATCCAAAGGAACCGATGACATAGCTACAAACAGTGTAACAAATGACTATGGAAAAGCTTCCAAAACCGAGGCTTTCGGAGGTTCCGATGAGTAA
- the murI gene encoding glutamate racemase, translated as MHKRYVFLDSGIGGLPYFRYFHQKAPQAPAAYVADLEHFPYGEKTRDEVIRFAVGVTEKIINRLNPEMIIVVCNTMSTAALDALRKTFSIPFVGTVPAVKVAAEVSANKRIGIIATARTINDPYLDKLIESFAADCTIERRADAELVAKIENGLITAPDEEKRKAVMPAIRQFKDAGVDTIVLACTHFLHLADTFTECAAPEIKVVDSLPGVVSHALDVLPPPSGGEASRSSCYVTGEITERIDGLYRGYCGLFDLDWKGAL; from the coding sequence ATGCATAAAAGATATGTTTTTTTGGATTCGGGAATAGGCGGTTTGCCGTATTTCCGGTATTTTCATCAAAAAGCGCCGCAAGCCCCCGCTGCGTATGTGGCGGACTTGGAGCATTTCCCTTACGGAGAAAAAACACGGGATGAGGTTATCCGGTTTGCCGTCGGAGTTACCGAAAAGATAATAAACCGTTTGAATCCCGAAATGATTATCGTTGTGTGTAATACGATGTCGACTGCTGCCCTCGATGCGCTGCGGAAAACTTTTTCCATCCCCTTTGTCGGCACAGTACCGGCGGTAAAGGTCGCGGCGGAGGTGAGCGCCAATAAACGAATCGGGATTATTGCCACCGCACGGACAATCAACGATCCGTATCTTGATAAACTGATTGAATCATTTGCCGCCGATTGTACTATCGAAAGACGAGCGGATGCGGAACTGGTTGCAAAAATTGAAAACGGACTGATTACCGCCCCGGATGAAGAAAAACGAAAAGCAGTAATGCCTGCAATCCGGCAGTTTAAAGACGCCGGTGTCGATACGATTGTACTGGCGTGCACTCACTTTTTGCATCTTGCAGATACCTTTACCGAATGCGCCGCTCCGGAAATAAAGGTTGTCGATTCCTTGCCCGGCGTTGTTTCCCATGCATTGGATGTGCTGCCTCCGCCGTCCGGTGGGGAAGCATCCCGCAGCAGTTGCTATGTTACCGGCGAAATCACCGAACGCATCGACGGGCTCTACCGCGGCTACTGCGGACTTTTTGACCTCGACTGGAAGGGTGCGCTGTAA
- the vapB gene encoding type II toxin-antitoxin system antitoxin VapB has protein sequence MACAKVFMSGNSQAVRIPKEFHIDHSELSIKKIGTTIILYPQNHPWENLRKSLSEFSDDFMSDGRNQPALPERESLF, from the coding sequence ATGGCTTGTGCAAAAGTATTTATGAGCGGAAATAGTCAAGCGGTAAGGATTCCAAAAGAATTTCATATCGACCATTCTGAACTCAGTATTAAGAAGATAGGAACAACAATAATTCTTTATCCTCAAAATCATCCTTGGGAAAATCTAAGGAAAAGTCTATCGGAATTTTCCGATGATTTTATGTCAGATGGAAGAAATCAGCCTGCACTGCCGGAAAGAGAAAGTTTATTTTAA
- the rsgA gene encoding ribosome small subunit-dependent GTPase A, whose translation MQGLVLSGANNFFAVRTPEGNVVRCSIKGKKLKEIRGYYNPLAPGDTVDIEYDAIHPDQGQITALVPRRNGFIRWNQKTRSPQLLAANIDLLLCVTTPANPPFRPRFTDRTLVQAAAEGISALIIVNKIDLGIPEAVRERIRDWQRIGIQVCEVSAKTGEGLEPLARLLSGKTCAVTGQSGVGKSSLLNSLDPCHALKTADISFKYDRGIHTTTQGVFLPMTFTAQDGTQLSFNIIDTPGIRHFALWGIKPEEVIFYFPEMEAPALQCAFGLSCSHIHEQGCRILEELNAGRIHPDRYESWRSMRDELALLTADEY comes from the coding sequence ATGCAGGGGCTGGTTTTAAGCGGCGCAAATAATTTTTTTGCGGTGCGGACGCCCGAAGGCAACGTAGTGCGCTGTTCCATTAAAGGCAAGAAGCTCAAGGAAATCCGCGGGTATTACAATCCGTTAGCACCGGGTGATACGGTCGACATCGAATATGACGCTATCCATCCCGATCAGGGGCAAATCACGGCGCTTGTGCCGCGGCGCAACGGTTTTATCCGCTGGAATCAGAAAACGCGCAGTCCGCAGCTATTAGCGGCAAACATCGACTTGCTGCTCTGCGTTACCACCCCTGCCAATCCCCCCTTTCGTCCGCGCTTTACCGACCGCACATTGGTTCAAGCCGCCGCGGAAGGAATCTCCGCACTTATCATTGTGAACAAAATCGATTTGGGTATTCCGGAAGCGGTGCGGGAACGGATACGAGATTGGCAGCGCATCGGCATACAGGTATGCGAGGTCTCCGCAAAGACGGGGGAAGGACTTGAACCGCTCGCACGTCTCCTTTCGGGTAAAACCTGTGCCGTTACCGGTCAGTCGGGTGTCGGGAAGTCAAGCCTGCTGAATAGCCTTGACCCCTGCCATGCATTGAAAACCGCCGATATTTCGTTTAAGTACGACCGCGGCATTCATACGACAACACAAGGAGTCTTTTTACCGATGACCTTCACCGCTCAAGACGGAACACAACTGTCGTTTAACATTATCGATACGCCCGGCATCAGGCACTTTGCACTGTGGGGTATCAAACCGGAAGAGGTTATTTTTTACTTTCCCGAAATGGAAGCGCCGGCGCTACAGTGTGCATTCGGGCTTTCCTGCTCGCATATCCATGAACAGGGGTGCCGCATCTTGGAAGAGCTGAATGCAGGGCGTATCCACCCTGATCGATACGAAAGCTGGCGTTCCATGCGCGACGAATTGGCACTGCTTACCGCGGATGAATACTAG
- a CDS encoding ABC transporter ATP-binding protein has translation MKPAHTAKPEMKLSMPAVKRLLAYLKQYKAVLVIVTVCILLSAGATAASSLFLQVLIDQYIMPLLAETNPVFTGLLRALMIIASIYGVGVLCSWIYSRLMINVAQRTLKRIRDEMFGKMQSFPIRYFDTHTHGDIMSRYTNDTDTLRQMITQSMPQLVSSVCTIVTVFFAMLYQSVYLTVIVVASIFSILKVIKFVAGKSGYYFVQQQETLGDLNGYVEEMMNGQKVIKVFCREEAVKADFKEKNTAWQESAAKANTYANVIMPFMNALGYLQYVIVALVGAWFAIAKIPNPTIAGINTLTLGTIASFLTLSRSFINPISQLSNQLNSVINAVAGASRIFALMDEAPEEDAGTVTLVNAHEAGGMLTETTERTGLWAWKETREDGSVTLTRLTGKVIFEHVDFGYSPEKKVLKDINLFAERGQKVAFVGATGAGKTTITNLINRFYDINSGTITYDGIPITHIKKEDLRRSLGIVLQEVNLFTGNIMENIRFGNLDATDEQCIEAAKLANAHNFIMMLPHGYDTVIEGNKNSLSQGQRQLLSIARAAVSDPPVMILDEATSSIDTRTEALIQKGMDRLMEGRTVFVIAHRLSTVMNSDVIMVLDHGEIIERGTHESLLEKKGVYYRLYTGAFELD, from the coding sequence ATGAAACCAGCTCACACAGCTAAACCGGAAATGAAGCTTTCCATGCCTGCCGTCAAACGGCTTCTTGCGTACCTCAAACAGTATAAAGCCGTCTTGGTGATTGTTACGGTCTGTATTTTGTTAAGCGCAGGAGCAACCGCCGCTTCATCTCTGTTCCTGCAAGTATTGATAGATCAATATATTATGCCGCTGCTTGCGGAAACTAATCCGGTGTTTACCGGTCTGTTACGGGCTCTTATGATTATCGCCTCAATTTACGGCGTCGGGGTGCTCTGCTCATGGATTTACAGCCGGCTTATGATCAATGTTGCGCAGCGGACGCTCAAGCGTATCCGCGATGAAATGTTCGGCAAGATGCAGAGCTTCCCCATCCGCTATTTTGACACGCATACCCACGGCGATATTATGAGCCGCTACACCAACGATACCGACACGCTCCGGCAGATGATTACCCAGTCGATGCCGCAGCTGGTTTCTTCCGTGTGCACGATTGTGACGGTATTCTTTGCGATGCTGTACCAGAGCGTGTACTTGACGGTTATTGTTGTCGCTTCCATTTTTTCAATTTTGAAAGTGATTAAGTTCGTTGCAGGAAAGAGCGGCTACTATTTTGTCCAGCAGCAGGAAACGCTCGGCGATTTGAACGGCTATGTTGAAGAGATGATGAACGGACAGAAGGTGATTAAAGTGTTCTGCCGGGAAGAGGCGGTAAAAGCCGATTTTAAGGAGAAAAACACGGCATGGCAGGAAAGCGCGGCAAAAGCAAACACGTATGCAAACGTTATCATGCCGTTTATGAATGCGCTCGGCTATCTCCAATATGTGATTGTCGCGCTTGTCGGTGCGTGGTTTGCCATTGCAAAAATTCCCAATCCGACTATCGCCGGTATCAACACGCTGACGCTCGGTACCATTGCCTCGTTTTTAACGCTGTCGCGGAGTTTTATCAATCCTATTTCTCAGCTTTCCAATCAGCTCAATTCGGTTATCAATGCCGTCGCGGGCGCCTCGCGGATTTTTGCGCTGATGGACGAAGCGCCTGAGGAGGATGCGGGTACCGTTACGCTTGTAAACGCTCACGAAGCAGGCGGTATGCTGACCGAAACGACAGAGCGCACGGGACTGTGGGCATGGAAAGAAACCCGCGAAGACGGCAGCGTTACATTGACTCGGCTCACCGGAAAGGTGATTTTTGAACATGTCGATTTCGGTTACTCACCCGAGAAAAAAGTGTTGAAGGATATAAACCTCTTTGCCGAGCGTGGACAAAAGGTTGCGTTTGTCGGAGCAACCGGTGCGGGTAAAACAACGATTACCAATTTGATCAACCGCTTTTACGATATTAACAGCGGTACGATAACCTACGACGGTATACCGATTACTCATATTAAGAAAGAAGACCTGCGGCGCTCGCTCGGGATCGTACTGCAGGAAGTCAATTTGTTTACCGGCAATATTATGGAAAATATCCGTTTCGGCAATTTGGATGCCACCGACGAGCAATGTATCGAAGCTGCAAAACTTGCCAATGCGCATAACTTTATTATGATGCTGCCCCACGGTTACGATACCGTTATTGAAGGCAACAAAAACTCCCTTTCGCAGGGGCAGCGGCAGCTTTTATCCATCGCCCGCGCCGCAGTCTCCGACCCGCCCGTTATGATCTTAGACGAAGCGACCTCTTCAATCGACACCCGAACCGAGGCGCTCATCCAAAAGGGTATGGATAGACTGATGGAAGGCAGAACCGTATTCGTCATCGCACACCGCCTTTCCACCGTTATGAACTCCGACGTCATCATGGTCTTAGACCACGGCGAAATTATCGAGCGCGGTACGCATGAAAGCCTGCTGGAGAAGAAGGGAGTGTATTATCGCCTTTACACTGGAGCTTTCGAACTTGACTAG
- a CDS encoding AAA family ATPase: MVLEFSITNTFSISERQTISFESALNDPATDRQHCIDCNGKKILKMACIYGANASGKTNILEALRFYAYFMLSSFTRLKPGDAINFTPFKFDSQLQNQPGAFEIVLYLKNSDTEGYTRYEYNLKLTRTAVVYESVYYAPKGQKKLIVMRDEHTGIKWGSDIPGPKKAIENLVRPNCSLLSASQQLPFPALKHLTLYLTVFFAGIIGMSNEFLRGNAFAHIRPRFPQFKDYLVQLLSAFDMGTISDINVEHIPITEDLAATLPQEMQERVVNYNGKLTVQDVQVTHRYDNHDYTLSIDEESAGTIRMIELSALLHSLKYENIAYIISIDELETSLHRELIETFLELFLYVAAESQLIFTTHDQDLLDSGLLRDDEVWFCYKTDKGNSVYNSITDYTGIRKGVSRKKLYNADKFGALPLVNVNVLKELFYAEKNSENTK, encoded by the coding sequence ATGGTGCTTGAGTTTTCTATAACAAATACATTTTCTATTAGTGAAAGACAAACTATTAGTTTTGAATCGGCTCTGAACGATCCCGCAACCGACAGGCAGCACTGTATAGACTGTAACGGTAAGAAAATACTCAAAATGGCGTGTATATACGGCGCAAATGCTTCAGGAAAAACAAACATACTTGAGGCGCTTCGCTTTTATGCGTATTTTATGCTCAGCTCATTTACCCGCTTAAAACCGGGTGATGCGATTAATTTTACTCCCTTTAAGTTTGATTCGCAGCTTCAAAATCAGCCCGGTGCGTTTGAAATTGTCTTGTATCTAAAAAATAGCGATACCGAAGGCTATACCCGCTATGAATATAATCTAAAACTGACCCGTACCGCTGTTGTCTACGAATCGGTATATTATGCACCGAAAGGACAGAAAAAACTGATCGTTATGAGGGATGAGCATACAGGTATAAAATGGGGTAGTGATATTCCCGGTCCTAAGAAAGCAATTGAAAACCTCGTGCGTCCGAATTGTTCGCTTCTTTCGGCAAGTCAGCAGCTTCCATTTCCCGCGTTAAAACATTTAACACTCTACTTGACCGTGTTCTTTGCCGGAATAATAGGTATGTCAAACGAGTTTTTACGAGGAAACGCGTTTGCTCACATAAGACCTCGGTTCCCTCAATTTAAGGACTATCTTGTGCAATTACTTTCTGCTTTTGATATGGGAACAATCAGCGATATAAACGTTGAACATATACCGATTACCGAAGATTTAGCGGCAACGCTTCCCCAAGAAATGCAAGAACGTGTTGTAAACTACAATGGAAAATTGACAGTGCAAGATGTGCAAGTAACACATCGCTATGATAATCATGACTATACGTTATCAATTGATGAAGAGTCGGCAGGAACAATACGGATGATAGAACTGAGCGCACTATTGCACTCATTGAAATACGAAAACATTGCTTACATTATTTCTATTGATGAACTTGAGACCTCATTACACCGTGAATTGATAGAGACGTTTCTCGAGCTTTTTTTGTATGTTGCTGCAGAGTCACAACTCATTTTTACCACACATGATCAAGATTTATTAGATTCCGGTCTTTTACGGGATGATGAAGTCTGGTTTTGCTATAAAACGGATAAGGGGAATAGCGTATACAATAGCATCACTGACTATACAGGGATCCGCAAAGGAGTTTCGCGCAAAAAGCTGTATAATGCCGACAAATTCGGTGCCTTACCGCTTGTGAACGTCAATGTATTGAAGGAGCTGTTTTATGCCGAGAAAAACTCGGAAAATACAAAGTAA
- a CDS encoding putative ABC transporter permease, translating to MSFLILAYLFFIGSVSGWILEVFYRRYISSANPERKWINPGACTGPYLPLYGCGLCILYLLVQEETEIFHIYTAWRSVLTVAVMAICMTVIEYIAGICTLKFAKVRLWDYSREWGNIQGVICPKFSLAWAFICIFYYFCLHSYILQSAGWVKQHPYAYFGIGVFYGIFSVDAVESAQLVGKLKKFAEENHIIIRYEAIKMEI from the coding sequence ATGTCTTTTCTCATACTTGCTTACCTATTTTTTATTGGTTCCGTATCCGGCTGGATATTGGAGGTTTTCTACCGGCGGTATATTTCTTCTGCAAATCCCGAACGGAAATGGATCAACCCCGGTGCGTGTACCGGACCATACCTTCCGCTGTATGGCTGCGGTCTGTGCATTTTATATCTTCTTGTTCAAGAAGAAACAGAAATTTTTCATATATATACAGCATGGCGCAGTGTTCTGACAGTCGCAGTTATGGCAATCTGTATGACGGTGATCGAATACATTGCCGGTATATGTACTCTGAAATTTGCAAAGGTACGCCTCTGGGATTACAGCCGCGAATGGGGCAATATACAAGGCGTTATCTGCCCAAAGTTTTCTCTGGCATGGGCATTTATCTGTATTTTTTATTATTTTTGCCTTCATTCATATATTTTGCAATCAGCCGGATGGGTTAAGCAACATCCATACGCATATTTCGGAATCGGTGTGTTTTATGGGATTTTCTCCGTGGATGCTGTAGAATCTGCTCAGCTTGTAGGCAAACTTAAAAAGTTTGCAGAGGAAAATCACATCATCATCCGTTACGAAGCAATTAAAATGGAAATTTGA